A region from the Eptesicus fuscus isolate TK198812 chromosome 1, DD_ASM_mEF_20220401, whole genome shotgun sequence genome encodes:
- the LOC103297836 gene encoding testis-specific serine/threonine-protein kinase 1-like: MDDATVLKRRGYIVGINLGEGSFAKVKSAYSERLKFNVAVKIIDRKKAPADFLEKFLPREIEILIMLNHRSIVKTYEIFETSEGKVYIIMELGVQGDLLDFIKNQGALHEDDARKKFHQLSSAIKYCHDLDIVHRDLKCENLLLDKDFNIKLSDFGFSKRCLRDDSGRLTLSKTFCGSAAYAAPEVLQGIPYQPKVYDIWSLGVILYIMVCGSMPYDDSNIKKMLRIQKEHRVNFPRSKHLTKECKDLIYRILQPDVALRLHIDEILSHCWMQPKPRATLSPATVSKERASLQGTKPLQSAEPSSEKRSITHLEPREEALPQVMSESRPQEEMEEGQASQQFEIKSITRTTGHLSREAMEGCSSKSPERKT; encoded by the coding sequence ATGGATGATGCTACTGTCCTCAAGCGACGAGGCTACATTGTGGGGATAAATTTGGGAGAGGGCTCTTTTGCAAAAGTCAAATCTGCGTACTCTGAGCGTCTGAAGTTCAATGTGGCAGTTAAGATCATTGACCGAAAGAAAGCCCCCGCAGATTTCTTAGAGAAATTCCTTCCCCGGGAAATTGAGATTTTGATCATGTTAAATCACCGCTCCATTGTCAAGACCTACGAGATCTTTGAGACATCAGAGGGCAAGGTCTATATTATCATGGAGCTCGGGGTCCAGGGAGATCTCCTTGACTTCATCAAAAACCAGGGAGCCCTGCATGAAGACGATGCTCGCAAGAAGTTTCACCAACTGTCCTCCGCCATCAAGTACTGCCACGATCTGGACATTGTCCACCGAGACCTCAAGTGCGAGAACCTCCTCCTCGACAAGGACTTCAACATCAAACTGTCTGACTTTGGCTTCTCTAAGCGCTGTCTGCGTGATGACAGCGGCCGACTGACCCTGAGCAAGACCTTCTGTGGGTCAGCGGCGTACGCAGCTCCTGAGGTTCTGCAGGGCATCCCCTACCAGCCCAAGGTTTATGACATCTGGAGCCTGGGCGTGATCCTCTACATCATGGTCTGTGGCTCCATGCCCTATGACGACTCCAACATCAAGAAGATGCTACGCATCCAGAAGGAGCACCGGGTCAACTTTCCTCGCTCGAAACACCTGACAAAAGAGTGCAAGGACCTCATCTACCGCATCTTGCAACCAGATGTCGCCCTACGGCTGCACATTGATGAGATCCTCAGCCACTGCTGGATGCAGCCCAAGCCCCGGGCTACACTGTCCCCCGCAACTGTCAGCAAGGAGCGGGCGAGCCTCCAGGGCACCAAGCCCTTGCAGTCCGCTGAGCCCAGCTCTGAAAAGAGGTCTATCACCCACCTGGAGCCCCGGGAGGAGGCACTGCCTCAGGTGATGTCAGAGTCAAGACCccaggaagagatggaggaaggacaGGCCTCCCAGCAGTTTGAAATCAAGAGCATCACCCGCACAACTGGGCATCTGAGCAGAGAGGCAATGGAAGGGTGCTCCTCCAAGTCCCCAGAGAGAAAGACCTAG